From the genome of Deinococcus sp. AJ005, one region includes:
- a CDS encoding glycosyltransferase has translation MTDALHGFLTILDLLGLLMLGLYFLQMLLSATLPRPRRLYPADEALRFTFVVPALNEDAVIEATVRNLRETAPDARVAVIDDGSDDRTAELVERLARNDAGVILLRRTAPEARQGKGKAMNWAVLILLRDLRSAGADLQKQVFVVVDADGRVTPGLLPEARRVLAHADVVAAQARVRIRQSPGKLGLKNVVGRMLEQQQDLEFFITRHIQLMRSWWHSAALCGNGQFMRASYVASMFDAGQTPWPDVLLEDFGSAVEARLVNPRHRLVFLEEAVTQQGLPDLRRFSRQRARWTQGTMQCLPYLAQLWRKPVPVLARLDLSYFILGPWLSGIIVLSFLTQPLRWAMGTQGLVLDAKVSLIITVINLIIQLQWVARYRRENRLSLGRTAFTLASLPVYGFALFLSLPMAYRHYFMGRVTWDKSLRHAEPGHTEPGEGQPGELLTVGRGSD, from the coding sequence CGGCTGTATCCGGCAGACGAGGCATTGCGTTTTACCTTCGTGGTCCCCGCGCTGAACGAGGACGCGGTGATCGAGGCCACCGTCCGCAACCTGCGAGAAACGGCCCCCGACGCCCGCGTGGCCGTGATCGACGACGGCAGTGATGACCGCACGGCGGAACTGGTGGAACGGCTGGCGCGGAATGATGCGGGCGTGATCCTGCTGCGCCGCACCGCGCCGGAAGCCCGCCAGGGTAAGGGCAAGGCCATGAACTGGGCGGTGTTGATCCTGCTGCGTGACCTGCGCTCAGCGGGCGCGGACCTGCAAAAACAGGTTTTCGTGGTGGTGGACGCCGACGGGCGAGTGACCCCTGGCCTGCTGCCCGAGGCGCGGCGCGTGCTGGCCCACGCGGACGTGGTGGCCGCGCAGGCCCGCGTGCGAATCCGGCAGTCTCCCGGCAAACTGGGGCTGAAAAACGTGGTGGGCCGCATGCTGGAGCAGCAGCAGGACCTGGAATTCTTCATCACCCGCCACATTCAACTGATGCGTTCGTGGTGGCACAGCGCCGCCCTGTGCGGCAACGGGCAATTTATGCGCGCCAGCTATGTGGCCTCCATGTTCGACGCCGGGCAGACGCCCTGGCCTGACGTGCTGCTCGAAGATTTTGGCAGCGCGGTAGAGGCCCGGCTGGTCAACCCACGCCACCGACTGGTCTTTTTAGAGGAAGCGGTCACTCAGCAGGGCCTGCCCGATCTGCGCCGTTTCTCGCGCCAGCGCGCCCGCTGGACCCAGGGCACCATGCAGTGTCTGCCGTATCTGGCGCAGTTATGGCGCAAGCCCGTGCCCGTGCTGGCCCGCCTGGACCTGAGTTACTTCATTCTGGGGCCGTGGCTCAGCGGCATCATCGTGCTGTCGTTCCTGACCCAGCCGCTGCGCTGGGCGATGGGCACGCAGGGGCTGGTGCTGGACGCGAAAGTCAGCCTGATCATCACTGTCATCAACCTGATCATTCAGTTGCAGTGGGTGGCCCGTTACAGGCGCGAGAACCGTCTGTCGCTGGGCCGCACCGCCTTCACCCTCGCCAGCCTGCCCGTCTACGGGTTTGCCCTGTTCCTGAGCCTGCCGATGGCCTATCGCCACTACTTCATGGGCCGCGTGACCTGGGACAAGAGCCTGCGTCACGCCGAGCCGGGCCACACCGAACCAGGGGAGGGACAGCCGGGCGAACTGCTGACCGTGGGCCGGGGCAGCGATTAG
- a CDS encoding bifunctional 5,10-methylenetetrahydrofolate dehydrogenase/5,10-methenyltetrahydrofolate cyclohydrolase yields the protein MVDGEKSTSPRSLLGKPLADEVIQGVKEALSDWNFRPHMVSVLASDDEASRVYVDSKARRAGRLGVDFSVRELGAGASQQELEGALRELSADENVHGVVLELPLAAGLDADAALLHIAPRKDVEGLTPANLALIAAGRESEALLPPTPRSVRFLLRRVLGDDLRGLRVAVIGPGRTVGRPLTFMLGNRGVTVTLCNEYTRELAGVLAPLDAVVVAVGRAGLLKPEHVQSHHVVIDAGINVQDGGEMVGDAVPNLPVRAQTPVPGGVGPLTSALMYQNLVRAVKLQRGEAVE from the coding sequence ATGGTTGACGGTGAAAAAAGCACATCTCCCCGTTCTCTCCTTGGCAAGCCACTGGCCGATGAGGTGATCCAGGGCGTTAAGGAAGCCCTGTCTGACTGGAACTTCCGCCCGCACATGGTCAGCGTCCTCGCTTCCGACGATGAGGCTTCGCGAGTCTATGTGGACAGCAAGGCGCGGCGGGCCGGGCGGCTGGGCGTGGACTTCAGCGTGCGGGAACTGGGAGCCGGGGCGTCTCAGCAGGAGCTGGAAGGGGCGTTACGCGAACTCTCGGCAGATGAAAATGTTCACGGCGTCGTGCTGGAGCTGCCGCTGGCCGCCGGGCTGGATGCGGATGCCGCCCTGCTGCACATCGCGCCGCGCAAGGATGTGGAGGGGCTGACCCCCGCCAACCTCGCCCTGATCGCGGCGGGGCGGGAATCTGAGGCGTTGCTGCCGCCCACGCCGCGCAGCGTGCGCTTTCTGCTGCGGCGCGTGCTGGGCGACGACCTGCGCGGCCTGCGGGTGGCCGTGATCGGGCCGGGGCGCACGGTGGGCCGCCCGCTGACCTTTATGCTGGGCAACCGGGGCGTGACTGTGACGCTGTGCAACGAATACACCCGCGAACTGGCCGGAGTGCTGGCCCCACTGGACGCCGTGGTGGTGGCCGTGGGCAGAGCCGGACTTTTGAAGCCTGAACACGTCCAATCCCATCATGTCGTGATCGACGCCGGAATCAACGTGCAGGACGGGGGCGAGATGGTGGGGGACGCTGTACCGAATCTCCCCGTGCGGGCGCAGACGCCCGTGCCCGGTGGCGTCGGCCCGCTAACCAGCGCCCTGATGTATCAGAATCTGGTGCGCGCGGTGAAATTGCAGCGCGGCGAGGCGGTGGAATAG
- the purH gene encoding bifunctional phosphoribosylaminoimidazolecarboxamide formyltransferase/IMP cyclohydrolase, with protein sequence MGRQALISVSDKTGVVEFGRALAERGWTLLSTGGTFAALQEAGVPVTAVSDVTGFPEMLDGRVKTLHPAIHGGILARREDGHLSELAAQGFGTIDLVCVNLYPFRETVARGAPFAEVIENIDIGGPAMIRSAAKNHAGVLVLVDPADYELALQDEVSGTERRRLAAKAYRHTSEYDAAITAYLEGDSDTLPTKLPSELTLNLSKVAEVRYGENPHQPGAIYRWGGAHGPVMDARVVAGKPMSFNNYADADAAWALCTELGQQAVLSQEGGMVCVAVKHGNPCGVARANDVRAAWELARDADTLSVFGGVVAVNGTVDLNAAQAMRGTFLEVLIAPDVTPEAVEWFAAKKPDLRVLIAGKAEAVSVLDLRPLSGGFAVQERDTRPWDDLCPEVVTTRQPRDEEWNDLRFAWAVVKHARSNAVVLARGGVSVGLGAGAVSRIWAAERAVSNAGERAHGASLASEAFFPFDDVVRLAAGAGVTAILQPGGAKRDPEVIAAANELGLSMVFTGSRHFRH encoded by the coding sequence ATGGGCAGACAGGCACTCATTTCGGTCAGCGACAAGACGGGCGTGGTGGAATTTGGGCGGGCGTTGGCAGAGCGCGGCTGGACGCTCCTGAGTACGGGGGGCACCTTTGCGGCCTTGCAGGAGGCAGGCGTGCCAGTCACGGCAGTCAGCGACGTGACCGGCTTTCCCGAGATGCTGGACGGACGGGTCAAGACCCTGCACCCGGCCATCCACGGCGGCATCCTGGCCCGGCGCGAGGACGGGCATCTGTCCGAACTGGCGGCCCAGGGCTTTGGCACCATCGATCTGGTGTGCGTCAACCTGTACCCCTTCCGCGAAACGGTGGCGCGCGGCGCACCCTTTGCCGAGGTGATCGAGAACATCGACATCGGCGGCCCAGCCATGATCCGCTCGGCGGCCAAGAACCACGCGGGCGTGCTGGTGCTGGTGGACCCGGCGGATTACGAGCTGGCCCTTCAGGACGAGGTCAGCGGGACCGAACGCCGCCGCCTGGCCGCCAAGGCGTACCGCCACACCAGCGAATACGACGCCGCCATCACCGCCTATCTGGAGGGCGATTCGGACACGCTGCCCACCAAACTGCCGTCAGAATTGACGCTGAATCTGTCCAAAGTGGCCGAGGTCCGTTACGGCGAGAATCCCCATCAGCCCGGCGCGATCTACCGCTGGGGCGGCGCACACGGCCCGGTGATGGACGCCCGCGTGGTGGCTGGAAAACCCATGAGTTTCAACAACTACGCCGATGCGGACGCCGCCTGGGCGCTGTGTACGGAGCTTGGGCAGCAGGCAGTGCTGTCACAAGAGGGGGGCATGGTCTGCGTGGCCGTCAAGCACGGCAACCCCTGCGGCGTGGCGCGGGCCAACGACGTGCGCGCCGCCTGGGAACTGGCGCGGGACGCCGACACCCTCAGCGTCTTTGGAGGCGTGGTGGCGGTCAACGGCACTGTCGATCTGAACGCGGCCCAGGCCATGCGCGGCACCTTTCTGGAAGTGCTGATCGCCCCCGACGTGACCCCGGAAGCCGTGGAGTGGTTCGCCGCCAAAAAGCCCGATCTGCGCGTGCTGATCGCCGGGAAAGCCGAAGCGGTCAGCGTGCTGGACCTGCGCCCGCTGTCCGGCGGATTTGCCGTGCAGGAGCGCGACACCCGCCCGTGGGATGACCTGTGCCCCGAAGTGGTCACCACGCGGCAGCCCCGCGACGAGGAATGGAACGACTTGCGTTTCGCCTGGGCGGTGGTCAAGCACGCCCGCAGCAACGCGGTGGTGCTGGCGCGCGGCGGCGTCAGCGTGGGCCTGGGCGCGGGGGCAGTGAGCCGCATCTGGGCTGCCGAACGCGCCGTGTCGAACGCGGGCGAGCGGGCGCACGGTGCGTCCCTGGCCTCCGAGGCGTTCTTTCCCTTCGACGATGTGGTCCGGCTGGCGGCGGGCGCTGGAGTCACCGCCATTCTGCAACCGGGGGGCGCAAAACGTGACCCCGAGGTGATCGCCGCCGCCAACGAATTGGGCCTGAGCATGGTCTTCACAGGTTCGCGGCACTTCCGGCACTGA
- a CDS encoding TVP38/TMEM64 family protein codes for MTAARRPPRHLRLILMAGLLLLLLGTLLIPEVRVFMGRGYAALTSTDPEVTHRFVDTLGWAGPVALLVAYVIQAVIPVLPSLVLTAVTVRAYGFVAGFFIVLAGALLGAAAGYGLGRVLGEPIIRALAGERARTQAHTFMNRHGAQGVLLVRLMPVLPAEVLSLVAGAARMGFRPFMLATAVGVLPVTLLVVWLSESARRLFWGLAIMSLVVGGVALARWLLARRASRVEGQAKGQTEVDPVQDAQPRT; via the coding sequence ATGACCGCCGCCCGCCGCCCGCCGCGCCACCTGCGTCTGATCCTGATGGCCGGGCTGCTGCTGCTGCTGCTGGGCACGCTGCTGATTCCGGAGGTGCGCGTCTTCATGGGACGCGGCTACGCGGCACTGACCTCCACGGACCCGGAAGTCACCCACCGTTTTGTGGACACGCTGGGCTGGGCTGGACCCGTCGCCCTGCTGGTGGCCTACGTGATCCAGGCAGTGATTCCGGTGCTGCCCTCGCTGGTGCTGACGGCGGTGACAGTGCGGGCCTACGGTTTTGTCGCGGGCTTTTTTATCGTGCTTGCTGGGGCGCTGCTGGGGGCGGCGGCGGGCTACGGTCTGGGGCGGGTGCTGGGCGAACCCATAATCCGCGCGCTGGCTGGGGAACGGGCCAGGACGCAGGCGCATACCTTCATGAACAGACACGGCGCTCAGGGCGTGCTGCTGGTGCGCCTGATGCCGGTCCTGCCCGCCGAGGTTCTGAGTCTGGTGGCGGGGGCGGCCCGTATGGGGTTTCGTCCATTTATGCTGGCCACCGCTGTGGGCGTGCTGCCGGTCACGTTGCTGGTGGTGTGGCTCAGCGAGTCGGCCCGGCGGCTGTTCTGGGGGCTGGCGATCATGTCGCTGGTGGTGGGCGGCGTGGCGCTTGCGCGCTGGTTGCTGGCGCGGCGGGCGAGCCGTGTGGAGGGTCAGGCCAAGGGACAGACAGAGGTGGACCCGGTTCAGGACGCCCAGCCCAGAACGTGA
- the purM gene encoding phosphoribosylformylglycinamidine cyclo-ligase encodes MTQTDKDVPAASAYERAGVSIDAGQRAVALMKDAVARTHTPAVLGGIGGFGGLFSASAFAGLKDPVLVASTDGVGTKTKVAVRLGQPGGLGADIVNHCVNDILVQGARPLFFLDYVAMGKLAPETVAAVVTGAAQACEALGVALLGGETAEMPGVYVDGELDIVGTIVGVVDRGALVDGSRITAGDTVIALPSVGLHTNGFSLARLALDGLDWHENRADLDGQTLADLLPVPHRAYVSAHDALMEAGVDVRGMAHITGGGLVDNPPRVFPPGVGMSIDTSSWAVPPLFELIVERAQVQRSEAFRALNMGVGFLFIVPSAESEAALSALRGAGEQPWVIGQMVAGDGVAFDGKKT; translated from the coding sequence ATGACTCAGACCGATAAGGACGTGCCCGCCGCGTCCGCCTACGAACGCGCAGGCGTCAGCATCGACGCCGGACAGCGCGCCGTGGCCCTGATGAAAGACGCTGTAGCCCGCACCCACACCCCCGCCGTGCTGGGCGGCATCGGCGGCTTCGGGGGCCTGTTCAGCGCCTCGGCGTTCGCAGGCTTAAAAGACCCGGTCCTGGTGGCCTCTACCGATGGCGTGGGCACCAAGACCAAGGTGGCCGTGCGGCTGGGGCAGCCCGGCGGTCTGGGCGCGGACATCGTCAACCACTGTGTCAACGACATTCTGGTGCAAGGCGCGCGCCCGCTGTTTTTCCTCGATTACGTGGCGATGGGCAAGCTGGCCCCCGAAACCGTGGCCGCTGTCGTGACCGGCGCGGCGCAGGCTTGTGAGGCGCTGGGCGTGGCCCTGCTGGGTGGCGAGACCGCCGAGATGCCCGGCGTCTACGTGGACGGCGAACTGGATATCGTGGGCACGATTGTCGGGGTGGTGGACCGGGGGGCGCTGGTGGACGGCTCACGCATCACCGCAGGCGACACCGTCATCGCCCTGCCCAGTGTCGGCCTGCATACCAACGGTTTCTCGCTGGCTCGGCTGGCTCTGGACGGGCTGGACTGGCACGAGAACCGCGCCGATCTGGACGGGCAGACGCTGGCCGATCTGCTGCCCGTGCCGCACCGCGCGTATGTATCGGCCCACGACGCGCTCATGGAAGCGGGTGTGGACGTGCGCGGCATGGCCCACATCACGGGTGGCGGTCTGGTGGACAACCCGCCGCGTGTCTTTCCGCCGGGCGTCGGCATGAGCATCGACACTTCCTCGTGGGCTGTGCCGCCGCTGTTTGAGTTGATCGTGGAGCGGGCGCAGGTACAGCGTTCCGAAGCCTTCCGCGCCCTGAACATGGGCGTGGGCTTCCTGTTCATCGTGCCCTCCGCCGAGTCGGAGGCAGCCCTGTCTGCCCTGCGCGGCGCTGGCGAGCAGCCCTGGGTGATCGGGCAGATGGTGGCGGGCGACGGCGTGGCCTTCGACGGTAAGAAGACTTGA
- a CDS encoding histidine phosphatase family protein, translating into MTSSTRPRSHKGRLAPFGFTPPDRRSATEFWVVRHGESTWNTEGRYQGQADVPLSHIGILQAASLSERMTGQHFDAVYTSDLRRAAQTAEAVAERLDGPPPVQRDPGLREIDVGELSGLVIADIREQYPEYLEALKADPWATRRPGGESMEDLYARSGAAFETLRARHPGGRVLVFTHGGVVRVAVGLALGGVPANAWARLSVTNTSITRVLLGENSGTLLGFNDDAHLEDLIEATEADDVLGQTQ; encoded by the coding sequence TTGACATCTTCCACCAGACCCCGCAGCCACAAGGGCAGGCTGGCCCCCTTTGGGTTCACGCCGCCGGACCGCCGCAGCGCCACCGAATTCTGGGTGGTTCGTCACGGCGAGAGCACCTGGAATACCGAGGGCCGCTACCAGGGGCAGGCAGACGTACCTCTCAGTCACATTGGCATCTTGCAGGCCGCCAGTCTCTCGGAACGGATGACCGGACAGCACTTCGATGCCGTCTACACCAGTGATCTGCGGCGAGCGGCCCAGACGGCGGAAGCGGTGGCCGAGCGCCTGGATGGGCCGCCCCCGGTCCAGCGTGACCCTGGCCTGCGCGAGATTGACGTGGGAGAGCTGTCCGGTCTGGTGATCGCGGATATCCGGGAGCAGTACCCCGAGTATCTGGAAGCCCTGAAGGCCGATCCCTGGGCCACCCGTCGGCCCGGCGGCGAGAGCATGGAAGACCTGTACGCCCGCAGCGGGGCGGCGTTCGAGACCCTGCGCGCCCGGCATCCCGGGGGGCGCGTGCTGGTTTTCACGCACGGCGGCGTGGTCCGCGTGGCTGTCGGTCTGGCCCTGGGCGGCGTCCCGGCCAACGCTTGGGCACGCCTGAGCGTCACCAACACCAGCATCACCCGCGTCCTGCTGGGCGAGAACAGCGGCACCCTGCTGGGCTTCAACGACGACGCGCATCTGGAAGACCTGATCGAGGCGACGGAGGCCGATGACGTGCTGGGGCAGACGCAATGA
- the meaB gene encoding methylmalonyl Co-A mutase-associated GTPase MeaB, with the protein MTVPATDLAARYQSGDLRALARAVTLAEAGLPAARPLLKIARSGGIRSVVVGITGSPGSGKSTLTDALISVLRAQGKRVAVLAVDPSSPYSGGAILGDRIRMLRHHADSGVFVRSLASRGALGGLSARTMAVLALLEGGGFDWIILETVGVGQSEVDVAAACDHTLLVVTPAGGDGVQAFKAGIMEIADVIAVNKSDLPGSSRTVRELTSAQALGWHDEHTWLAPVRKTIASAGEGIESVVEAVLKHRAHLGDAGLQDRRRLRAEFEVRSLVQERLLRRARNAGGDLYARVARGELDAEAAADELLSGP; encoded by the coding sequence ATGACCGTTCCGGCCACGGACCTCGCCGCCCGCTACCAATCGGGCGATCTGCGCGCGCTGGCCCGCGCCGTCACGCTGGCCGAGGCCGGACTCCCCGCCGCCCGGCCCCTGCTCAAGATCGCGCGTTCGGGCGGAATCCGCTCGGTGGTGGTGGGCATCACGGGCAGCCCCGGCAGCGGCAAAAGTACGCTGACCGACGCGCTCATTTCTGTGTTGAGGGCGCAGGGCAAACGGGTGGCGGTACTGGCGGTGGACCCCAGCAGTCCGTATTCCGGCGGCGCGATTCTGGGGGACCGCATCCGCATGTTGCGCCATCACGCCGATTCCGGGGTGTTCGTGCGTTCGCTGGCCAGCCGGGGTGCGCTGGGCGGTCTGTCGGCCCGCACGATGGCGGTGCTGGCCCTGCTGGAGGGTGGAGGCTTCGACTGGATCATCCTGGAAACCGTGGGCGTGGGTCAGTCCGAGGTGGATGTGGCCGCCGCCTGTGACCACACGCTGCTGGTGGTCACCCCTGCGGGAGGCGACGGCGTGCAGGCGTTCAAGGCCGGAATCATGGAAATCGCGGACGTGATCGCTGTGAACAAATCGGACCTGCCCGGCTCGTCCCGTACGGTGCGCGAGTTGACCTCGGCGCAGGCGCTGGGCTGGCACGACGAACACACCTGGCTGGCCCCAGTCCGCAAGACCATCGCCTCGGCAGGCGAGGGTATCGAGAGTGTCGTCGAGGCCGTTCTCAAGCACCGCGCCCATCTGGGAGACGCGGGTTTGCAGGACCGCCGCCGCCTGCGCGCCGAATTCGAGGTCCGCTCGCTGGTGCAAGAGCGCCTGCTGCGCCGCGCCCGCAACGCTGGCGGTGACCTGTACGCCCGCGTGGCGCGCGGTGAACTGGACGCCGAGGCAGCGGCGGATGAGTTGCTGAGCGGGCCATGA
- a CDS encoding isoprenylcysteine carboxyl methyltransferase family protein, whose protein sequence is MNASSLAPVLLAFLSVQRLLELRLARANERWAREHGAVEYGREHYPLFFVLHPAWMLSTFLEGRASGQRVNWPALALFLLAQPLRYWVIRTLGRYWNTRILIVPGGERVTGGPFRLLKHPNYAVVALELAAAPLAVGAWRTALAFTLLNAALLLLLRIPAEERALAHYALTRPDPK, encoded by the coding sequence GTGAACGCCAGTTCCCTCGCCCCAGTCCTCCTCGCCTTTCTCAGCGTTCAGCGCCTGCTGGAGCTGCGGCTGGCCCGCGCCAACGAGCGCTGGGCACGCGAACACGGCGCTGTGGAATACGGACGGGAACACTACCCTCTGTTTTTCGTGCTGCACCCGGCTTGGATGCTGTCTACCTTTTTAGAGGGCCGCGCGTCCGGTCAGCGGGTGAACTGGCCTGCGCTGGCGCTCTTTCTGCTGGCCCAGCCGCTGCGGTACTGGGTCATTCGCACGCTGGGAAGGTACTGGAACACCCGAATTCTGATCGTGCCGGGTGGAGAGCGCGTCACGGGCGGTCCATTCCGCTTGCTGAAGCACCCCAATTACGCGGTGGTGGCGCTGGAACTGGCCGCCGCGCCGCTCGCCGTGGGGGCGTGGCGCACCGCTCTGGCCTTTACGCTGCTGAACGCTGCGCTGCTGCTCCTCCTCCGCATTCCGGCAGAGGAGCGGGCGCTGGCGCACTACGCCCTGACCCGGCCTGACCCGAAGTGA
- a CDS encoding MFS transporter has translation MQVRVSTPTPVIQHGTAIALAVTAGHFINDAYGAMLTPLMPALQSKYGVSIAAVTLLSSVYSLTSSVMQPLLGILGERLDRRYSAALGPLMTGLGLTLMGFVPWFGALILLVAVAGFGSGFFHPAGAAYVAQNSPPNKRGLWASIFSAGGTAGMALGPVFAGVGLTNLPWFALIGVVFAAITFAVTPPGTQKARKIKVREYVQIFRGPMQWLWGMAVLRSLASMGYNTMLPFMLYARGFGLREVGVTLAIYAIASAIGGIVGGRLSDRYGRTPILRAAILTTIPFFAVLILSNPSQWWFYPLTFMVGAAVNASIPVGVVTAQEYAPEHVAVASSIMMGFSWGFAGLLIFLVGMLADATTPTTAALVSISLLIPSALIAYRLPEPEKAEFN, from the coding sequence ATGCAGGTCCGTGTCAGCACCCCGACTCCGGTGATCCAGCACGGCACGGCCATTGCCCTGGCTGTCACTGCGGGCCACTTCATCAACGATGCCTACGGCGCGATGCTCACGCCGCTGATGCCCGCGCTGCAAAGCAAGTACGGCGTGAGCATCGCCGCCGTCACGTTGCTGTCCAGCGTCTACAGCCTGACCAGCAGCGTGATGCAGCCCCTGCTGGGCATTCTGGGCGAGCGGCTGGACCGCCGCTACTCTGCCGCGCTGGGGCCGCTGATGACCGGGCTGGGCCTGACCCTGATGGGCTTCGTGCCGTGGTTCGGCGCGTTGATCCTGCTGGTGGCGGTGGCGGGCTTCGGCAGCGGTTTCTTTCACCCGGCGGGGGCGGCCTACGTGGCGCAGAACAGCCCGCCCAATAAGCGCGGGTTGTGGGCCAGCATCTTCAGCGCGGGCGGCACGGCGGGCATGGCGCTGGGGCCGGTCTTTGCCGGGGTAGGACTGACCAACCTGCCGTGGTTTGCGCTGATCGGCGTGGTGTTCGCGGCCATCACGTTTGCGGTCACGCCTCCGGGGACGCAGAAGGCCCGCAAGATCAAAGTGCGCGAGTACGTCCAGATCTTCAGAGGCCCGATGCAGTGGCTGTGGGGCATGGCGGTGCTGCGCTCGCTGGCCAGCATGGGCTACAACACCATGCTGCCCTTCATGCTGTACGCGCGCGGGTTCGGGCTGCGCGAGGTGGGCGTGACCCTGGCGATCTACGCTATTGCCAGCGCCATCGGCGGCATCGTGGGCGGGCGGCTGAGTGACCGCTACGGGCGCACCCCGATTCTGCGCGCCGCCATCCTGACCACCATTCCGTTTTTTGCGGTGCTGATCCTGTCCAATCCCAGTCAATGGTGGTTTTATCCGCTGACCTTCATGGTGGGGGCAGCGGTCAATGCCAGCATTCCGGTGGGCGTGGTCACCGCGCAGGAGTACGCCCCGGAGCATGTGGCGGTGGCCAGCAGCATCATGATGGGCTTTTCGTGGGGCTTCGCGGGCCTGCTGATCTTTCTGGTGGGGATGCTGGCCGACGCCACCACGCCTACCACGGCAGCGCTGGTCAGCATCAGCCTGCTGATTCCCAGCGCATTGATTGCTTACCGCCTGCCAGAGCCGGAGAAGGCAGAATTCAACTAG
- a CDS encoding glycoside hydrolase family 13 protein yields MTAVLTAPDTAHPTTPEWVKDAVFYQIFPDRFARSGRVNGLNLQTWGDKPEFNRYMGGDLWGVLEKLDYIQSLGVNAIYFCPVFQSASNHRYHTHDYFQVDPMLGGNAALRALIDEAHGRGMRVVLDGVFNHSSRGFFQFNDLLEQGQDSAYRDWFHPEGWPLHAYNDEKPAGYAAWWGNRALPKFNTDNPAVRDFLWEVAEYWTQFGIDGWRLDVPNEIDDDSFWQEFRRRVKAVNPEAYIVGEIWGDAHRWLRGDQFDAVMNYHFTRPCLAFFGARTLDHPMNERSGTGRVDAMDAPAFAHRMTEVARMYHPEIVSAQLNLLDSHDTARFITAVGGDATAYRLATIFQMTYPGAPCIYYGDEIGLHGGPDPDCRRAFPWNDSEWDTQTLELTRRLTAARHASRPLQRGDFEVLHAEGESLLYARCHEGRCAYVALNCAHESVLLPMTGVEAGTYRDVLSGRTYELADGAELEVGARGAVVLVWES; encoded by the coding sequence ATGACCGCCGTGCTGACCGCCCCCGACACCGCCCATCCCACCACGCCCGAATGGGTCAAGGACGCCGTGTTCTACCAGATCTTCCCGGACCGCTTCGCCCGCAGCGGACGGGTGAACGGGCTGAATTTGCAGACCTGGGGCGACAAACCGGAGTTTAACCGCTATATGGGCGGTGACCTGTGGGGCGTCCTGGAGAAACTGGACTATATTCAGAGCCTGGGCGTGAACGCCATCTACTTCTGCCCGGTGTTCCAGTCGGCCAGCAACCACCGATATCACACCCACGACTACTTTCAGGTGGACCCCATGCTGGGCGGCAATGCGGCCTTACGCGCCCTGATCGACGAGGCCCACGGGCGCGGCATGCGGGTGGTGCTGGACGGCGTGTTCAACCACAGCAGCCGGGGCTTTTTTCAGTTCAACGACTTGTTAGAACAGGGCCAGGACAGCGCTTATCGCGACTGGTTTCATCCCGAAGGCTGGCCGCTGCACGCCTACAACGATGAAAAACCCGCCGGGTACGCGGCGTGGTGGGGCAACCGCGCGCTGCCCAAGTTCAACACCGACAATCCCGCCGTGCGCGACTTTCTGTGGGAGGTGGCCGAGTACTGGACCCAGTTCGGCATTGACGGCTGGCGGCTGGACGTGCCCAACGAGATCGACGACGACTCCTTCTGGCAGGAGTTCCGCCGCCGCGTCAAGGCGGTCAACCCGGAGGCTTACATCGTGGGTGAGATCTGGGGCGACGCCCACCGTTGGCTGCGCGGCGATCAGTTCGACGCCGTGATGAACTACCACTTCACCCGCCCCTGTCTGGCCTTTTTCGGCGCACGCACGCTGGACCACCCCATGAACGAGCGCAGCGGCACAGGCCGCGTGGATGCTATGGACGCTCCCGCCTTCGCCCACCGCATGACCGAAGTGGCCCGCATGTACCATCCCGAGATCGTCAGCGCCCAGCTCAACCTGCTGGACTCGCACGACACGGCCCGTTTTATTACGGCGGTGGGCGGCGACGCCACGGCCTACCGCCTCGCCACCATCTTCCAGATGACCTACCCCGGTGCGCCGTGCATCTATTATGGCGACGAAATTGGCCTGCATGGCGGCCCCGATCCCGACTGCCGCCGGGCCTTTCCCTGGAACGATTCAGAGTGGGACACCCAGACGCTGGAGCTGACGCGCAGGCTGACGGCGGCCCGCCACGCCAGCCGCCCGCTGCAACGCGGGGATTTTGAGGTTCTACACGCCGAGGGGGAATCGCTTCTGTACGCCCGCTGCCATGAGGGACGCTGCGCGTATGTGGCCCTGAATTGCGCCCACGAATCTGTCCTACTGCCCATGACTGGCGTGGAGGCCGGGACGTACCGCGATGTGCTGAGTGGACGCACTTATGAACTGGCAGACGGCGCGGAGCTGGAAGTGGGCGCGCGGGGCGCTGTGGTGCTGGTGTGGGAGAGCTGA